GCAGCCATAGTGACATGGTTACGTACACGACTCTTTATGGAACTAACACGTGCCTctttgctttgtttaaaaggGTCAAGGACTCCATTCAGATCGTACAATACTGAGAAGACCCGTTTGGACAATGTTGTTAGTGGCTTAGGCTAGCTTTTGTACTTAAGGTGGCTAAAGATTTATTTACCACAACCTGGTTTGTGGTTTCAAGTTTCTATACGCCACGCGATTTGTTCCCTTTCTGATAATCAAGAGTCGTGTGCTTTCACTGTTTTCTCGACTGAGTCCTTCCTGTGCTTCCCTCAGAACAccaagcttttatttttatctagtgTTTAATCCGTGTATAATTGTGTGTGTGTGGAAAAGGATGGGGAAAGGGGGGGAGGGGGTAGAAGGGGGTGTAAATGAATAAACATATATTGAGAATACACCTCCACGCTTTTTTATTGTCATGATCAACTTGGGATCGGACCAGAATCTTGTGTTTGCTTGCTCAATTAGCCTGGTAAATTGACATTGTCGTTGTATGTAACATGAACTTTCACACAAGGAAAATCTTGGAAgcaattgctgttgtttaaattTCTGTAATTTgtccatttatttttatttttttatttactcactTCGGGATCGGTGTTGGACAAGTTGCTTCGTGTTTTGAAGAATTTGACCTTATGTTGCTTACAGCTTGTTACTTACATAAAAATGCGTGTATTTCcagaacaataaatataatacCTCATCGGGGAATAAAAAAGTAGGGGGTAAAGTTAATCGGTGAAAATTTCACTCACCATTACATAGAATTAATTAGTTTCCCCAGAATAAAATTGGGTCtcaataaggagaaatatatctaCTTCCTTGCTATATTTTCCCGTCTGTAATCATTAAAATTCATTAGTTAGTATGAAAACTAAGtcgattaaaacaaaatttaaacatttcaaTACAAAATACGCCGTTAGTAAATTACTTGTAAAATTTTTAGTCGAGGATTAAGGAAATCGGGGAAAAATTAGTCACCAACCcttaaatttagtcacttttcccCGGTTTCTTTTCCTTGATAAGGTATATTTCcaaatgaaatattttaaattttatccactATTTGGTGGTCTAACGAAATTTTCTCAGCCAAAAGATTTTCTAAATATGCATAAATACACATTTTCCGAATTATTTCTTTCATATTTCGCAGTTTTTTCCAACTCTTTTAAGGAAAATGAATGTGATTTTAGAAAACCTTACCTGAAGTTTAAAAAGGAcagaaattttcaaaatcatGCAGCAAATAAATAACCTGTTACGacgatttatttaattttattacaCTTGACCACTGCTTCAAACCAGACGTATTATGAGAAGTCGAAAATTTAGCAGACTTTGACCGTGACAATTACACCACCGAAACAGTAATTCCCAAAGTCCAAATAGGCTTATTTAGCCATGCTTAGTCCAAAAACAATAACATAAAATCATAAATCTAAAGTTTCAaacatataattttaaaaacgtgTAATAATTCCAGAATAAATTAAGATTGGAATAATTTAAAATCAGAATAAATTAGTGAATCCAtacacacaataaaaaaatagcgaaaatATGCATTTAAATATCTTAATCACGGAGAAATGACCTAAAATAGACAAAAGAGTAATTAGGAAATTATACTACCATTTACGCGTCAATTGCGAAGAGGAATTATACTACCATAATTTCTATACTACCATTTCGGGAATTATACTACCACCCGGGAATTACACTACCTTTTCGGGAATTATACTACCaccgtaataataataataataataataataataataataataataataataataataataataataataataataataataataataataataataataataataataataataataataataataataataataataataataataataataataataaaaaataattttagatatTCTAACTGGTAAAAAAGTATCCTGCAAAAGTTTACGAAAATATTTTGGTCCACTTGATGTTCAATCTTATGATTCTTATCCATGGCGTGATCTAAGAAAAGTTCGTGTTGTGTGTTCATCAGGTAAAACTATgaataatttttcttaattgtATTTAAAAGCAGACGAATGCATCTTCTGTACTCATCAATTCAAGATTGTCCAAGTATAAAGCTGCGTAttacagttataaaaaaatatcggtAGAAGACAAGTGTATCTTGAAAGATACCAGTGTATCTTTCtcctttcaaacttttttacaGGTACAAGATTAAAACTACATTCTTCAATCTCTAGCTTGTTAAGAATATCTCCTGAACGATTTAACCATTTACTTGTGCTAGTTTCCACACTCATCAGAAAAAAAGACACCAACTACAGAGAAGCTATTTCTCCTGCTGAACGACTAGCTTTATGACCTTACATTCTCTGACAACCGGTGAATCTCAAATTTCATTAACCTCTCTTCCCTGAATGGGTATAGCTACAGTAGCAAGTTTTTTCCTGTTATGCTAGCAGCCATGTTTGCTTTACTTGCCAAACAAATTTCTCATTCTGTCAAAACGTCGACGAGATGGGAAAAAACCTTTAGTGTTGAGTAAATTAAATCATTGAAAGCATTGCCGATATATTTTCTCTCAGAGCGCAAAATGTTTTGTTGTTAAGTTTAGTGGGTAAGTCTGTGCCTAaaagtaaaaactaaatttctttgcATACAACTATACCTCTAAATCAATTACATTTGGAAGATGTTGAATACGAAGTTAAATGGTGTTCAGTGTTAACCTTTACATTATAGCTGGAAGGACACGGATAGCTAAAATAAAGATGGATAGAAGCGGACCTATTAATGACTCAATTTCAACTCTTAAAAAGCTGTCAAGTATTCAAGGAACACAAGTCAGAATCAGCACAACGGTGTTAAACATGCTCTATAAACTGACGCGGTTTAAagagtttgtatttttttgcgATGATGGCCTGGATTGGAAAAGTTTTTCTGTGCGATCTTTTCCTACTCCAAATCGTGTCCGTATGTTGAAATACTTCATTGGCGAGTTTAAAACTTTACCTGATGCTTGCCACACAATTGAAAACGGCATAAGTTGCGAAGACATGGAAAACGAAAAATGGTCAACAGAAGGTATCGATGTTGAAAGCAGAATATACAACCAAGTGTTTCGATATGGTTCAGATGTGACGAAGGGGTTTAGTATGGCGGATCATAAATATGGATGTTTTAATCAGATCGGTGCTTACAAAGCCGAAAATACTTATGAAATATGGGTTGAATAAATCTAGCATCTAATATTTGACTTTCACATATGTTATGATTTATATTGcatcttatttattacattattGCACAATTTAGGCACCTCGTAGCACAAcaattgtaaaataaataaagtcaaGTTTCAACTGGTTCAAAATATAATCAAGCGAACCGGCTCGTGTCCCATCCAAAGCGATTTTCTCATTGGATTAGTTTGCATGTATTGACCAACATTCCATATATAGAGTGACATGTGTTTTTTTGAGCATTTTCATTGGATTCGTAAAATACAAACCTTAGAAAACTTTTtatgattcttttttttttttgaaaaatttttttatcattctcAAGACTTTTGACGtagaaattttaataattatgctgATTAATGGATGACgttatttctttaatataaaTTAGGCGCTGTCATATTCGGTCGTATGTTTTACCATATCCAGCttagttttttttacatttttacgtAAATTAGATATACCTAGTTATCCTGATAATCATTCAGGCCACCAATTGTTTCTCAGCATTTACCTGATGCTGTCATAAGATCTTACCAAAAGATAAACAGATTCACGTACAGAATTTCAAGCTATTTCGCAtggaattattttgttttgcttttttcgcGGGAGGCGAGCTTAAATGTTGTAAACATTTCAGACACGAAAAGACAAATTtagattgaaaaaaataatttctctttAACACTGTTGGGATTTTGATCAAAGAGAATCAAAATCATTTCCGTCGTCAGAAATAGCTAGAGTATATTTTGTGGTTTAGGTTATAATAATTTACCTGTTAACGTGTCAGAATGAATTCAATTTtacggaaaataaataaatttaattcgCTTCATCATGTCTTCAGCGAAAAGTGAAGGCTATGAATGTCGCTTTTTTTATCGTGGAAGTGCACAGGTTGCGACAATAAAAGAGGGATTAACATTAACAATAACAAACCTGAACATTTAAAtccttgatttaaaaaaaataaaagaataaaatggtTAAAAAGAATGGATAGCCGTGAGCAAACAATAATAAAGTTTATCCATCAACAAGGTTAAAATTTTATACAATTTCGGACTGGTTAAAAATCTCGCATGAAACGTATTGTTATTATCAACTCTTAGATTGTAAAGTGTCAGAACAATACCTGAATACTCTCGTATTAGCTGTAACTTGTGAACACTTTGGGATATGAAATGCAGGTttataaaaaagagaagaaaaaaaaattactttctgGCTGTGCCAAACATCGCCATTGTTGCAGCAACAAAATCAAGCCCAATGGTAAAAATTGTCGCAAAAGAGAACAGagatatttctattttttccaaaattactcTGGTAATTAAAGATTAATATTAATTGAGCTAATTAACATGTATTTTAAACTGCATATAACAACGCAAAtagatgtttttgtatttaGCTATAAAGTATGGACGAACTTTATTCAATATACTTTTACCATACAGTTTATCATGGTCAAATTAATTACAATccagaaaaaaatgtctttcaaTATAACGATTTAGCATTTCCAAAGGTCTTCCTGTGGCTTTAGCATTGTGTATAAAGAAATAACTCAGTTAGCGAGTATTTGTAAAAACTAACATTCTCTACAACAGTAGCCATTGAtatttacgcattttaaactaTTGCGTAATTTTGCCagtcgtcagcaaaatttaaaaaacataaacgatAATAAATCTAGAAATGG
Above is a window of Hydractinia symbiolongicarpus strain clone_291-10 chromosome 3, HSymV2.1, whole genome shotgun sequence DNA encoding:
- the LOC130636857 gene encoding uncharacterized protein LOC130636857, with translation MKYFKFYPLFGGLTKFSQPKDFLNMHKYTFSELFLSYFAVFSNSFKENEYILTGKKVSCKSLRKYFGPLDVQSYDSYPWRDLRKVRVVCSSAGRTRIAKIKMDRSGPINDSISTLKKLSSIQGTQVRISTTVLNMLYKLTRFKEFVFFCDDGLDWKSFSVRSFPTPNRVRMLKYFIGEFKTLPDACHTIENGISCEDMENEKWSTEGIDVESRIYNQVFRYGSDVTKGFSMADHKYGCFNQIGAYKAENTYEIWVE